The following proteins are co-located in the Calliphora vicina chromosome 2, idCalVici1.1, whole genome shotgun sequence genome:
- the LOC135950688 gene encoding uncharacterized protein LOC135950688, with translation MSQPSSGSSPAGTKIVSQEVAPSVAGVSSLPASSHIAGTSLTPSAAVVPPQNVSTIDVTTNQPIVIAPSVAGVPTSSTAAGTTYAIATTVANVQHNQQHFAENNLSSSAQLNLEGLQSQINILKAQLLNAQRALSIATNANSTPSSSAAMPQPSNGLQKALKGDARECVKSLLIHSDNVGMVMEQLCFQYGRPEMLIRCQLQPVKEIASISESAVDKLLPFAVKVWNLAAFLETANGQQHLANPTLMEELVGKLPMSKRMDKWLKDVADLVRMVQTTSGNRQNNEPKRKVVLHTADGQRKQQECPIFCRYRKTCPVDGCLRKHNKLLHDVKINDGGKNELSSESPSPSGSTNENESVLSCVSKAADKGVLLFRVVPIVLYGPSYKIETYALLDEGSSVTMVDSSLVKKLGLQGHQSQLNLNWYAGKASQETATVVDKHVSGIGKQRKYALRNVYGVSNLKLPAQSFNMDLSRHPGLLIKLYNDVVPKVLIGLDHCLLGLPDEIVSLDENGPYAANTPLRWVVFGKMMCKQSIENLCLLSVQPEQSLYDLVANYFETQNFGVKLLPVIESKDDLRARKILNETTVKIDGRFQTRLLWRADDVVLPDSYSMALNRLVGIERKMKRSPEFGAAYKSIIKDYLSKRYVCKLSPIEAADLCPRTWYLPHFGVINPNKPGKIRLVFDVAATVEGVSVNSKLLKGPQQYKPLPSVLFNFRVGAVAVCGDIKEMFHQVIVAPEDRCSQRFLWREDTREPPISYEMLVMTFGAACSPYVAHYMKETNALSYRDKYPRAVKSIVDHHYVDDFVDSFPTPARAIEIAKQVRDIHKAAGFELRNFSSNSSKVIVALKGTVKSPVNFSSDVNQLQSEKILGMYWQPKDDTFRFNLKFHNVNADVIEGMKCPTKRELLSVVIFRRTLPVPPLMGSLPKDRLTPYIRPFSYTVLDYFGPLIVTVGRRHEKRWVALFTCLTIRAIHLEVAFDLSTDACILAIRNFINRRGLPTRLRSDNGTNFVGADKVAKRFNEVFDVAQIQDELTSKGIDWQFNCPHNPAEGGIWERMWLISRQLRDHFWNWWIKEYLPTLTRRSKWCQRTKPIAIGDLVLICDPAVFRRDWKRGRVEEVFKGRDGVIRRADVRTCTGILKRPVSKLAVLDLE, from the exons ATGAGCCAGCCTAGTAGTGGTTCCTCGCCTGCCggaacaaaaattgtttctcAAGAAGTGGCTCCCTCGGTCGCCGGAGTTTCTTCTTTGCCTGCCAGTTCCCATATCGCCGGAACATCTTTGACTCCCTCCGCCGCTGTAGTGCCTCCACAAAACGTAAGTACCATTGACGTCACAACAAATCAACCAATTGTAATTGCTCCTTCTGTCGCCGGAGTGCCTACAAGTTCCACCGCCGCCGGAACAACTTATGCCATAGCTACCACAGTTGCCAATGTTCAACATAACCAACAACATTTTGCTGAAAATAATTTAAGCTCTTCTGCACAGCTTAATTTGGAAGGCCTTCAAAGTCAGATCAACATTCTTAAGGCCCAGTTGTTAAATGCTCAGCGAGCGTTGTCGATTGCCACAAACGCTAATTCGACGCCGAGTTCTTCAGCCGCCATGCCACAGCCATCCAACGG gcTCCAAAAAGCTTTGAAGGGTGATGCCCGTGAATGTGTGAAGTCGTTGCTGATCCATTCAGATAACGTGGGTATGGTTATGGAACAATTGTGTTTTCAATATGGTCGCCCAGAGATGCTTATTCGTTGCCAGCTACAACCAGTGAAAGAAATTGCGTCCATTAGTGAAAGTGCTGTGGATAAACTTCTGCCCTTTGCTGTTAAAGTGTGGAATCTTGCCGCCTTTTTGGAAACTGCTAATGGACAACAGCATTTAGCTAATCCAACATTAATGGAAGAATTGGTCGGAAAGCTTCCAATGAGCAAACGAATGGA CAAATGGCTCAAAGATGTTGCTGATTTGGTAAGAATGGTGCAAACTACAAGTGGAAATCGTCAAAATAATGAACCAAAAAGAAAAGTTGTCCTTCATACTGCTGATGGCCAACGTAAACAACAAGAATGCCCTAT ATTTTGCCGTTATCGAAAGACGTGTCCCGTAGATGGTTGCCTAAGAAAACACAACAAATTATTACATGATGTCAAGATTAATGATGGTGGAAAAAATGAGCTTTCGTCTGAGTCGCCTTCTCCAAGTGGTTCCACAAATGAAAATGAGTCTGTTCTTAGCTGTGTGTCTAAAGCTGCAGATAAAGGTGTGTTGTTGTTCCGAGTGGTGCCAATTGTGCTTTATGGTCCCAGTTACAAAATTGAAACCTATGCGTTGTTGGATGAAGGTTCGTCGGTTACTATGGTGGACAGCTCCTTGGTGAAGAAACTTGGTCTTCAGGGGCATCAAAgtcaattgaatttaaattggtATGCTGGTAAGGCATCACAAGAAACGGCAACAGTGGTTGATAAGCACGTAAGTGGAATTGGTAAGCAGAGAAAATATGCCTTGCGAAACGTTTATGgagtttcaaatttaaaattgccggcCCAAAGCTTCAATATGGATTTAAGTCGCCATCCTGGTTTGCTCATTAAATTATATAATGATGTTGTTCCCAAAGTTCTGATTGGATTAGATCATTGTCTTCTGGGACTTCCTGATGAAATTGTGTCTCTGGATGAAAATGGTCCATATGCTGCTAACACCCCATTACGATGGGTCGTATTTGGGAAAATGATGTGTAAGCAATCTATCGAAAATTTGTGTCTTTTGTCAGTTCAGCCAGAGCAAAGCCTCTATGACTTAGtggcaaattattttgaaacgcAGAATTTTGGTGTGAAATTATTGCCGGTCATAGAATCAAAGGATGACTTACGGGCTCGAAAAATATTGAACGAAACTACAGTTAAGATTGATGGTAGATTCCAAACTCGGCTCTTGTGGCGTGCAGATGATGTTGTGTTGCCTGATAGCTACTCCATGGCTCTAAATAGACTTGTTGGTATTGAGCGAAAGATGAAAAGAAGTCCTGAATTTGGTGCTGCCTACAAATCCATTATAAAGGATTATTTGTCCAAgagatatgtatgtaaattgtcGCCTATTGAAGCTGCTGATTTGTGCCCCAGGACTTGGTATCTTCCGCATTTTGGAGTGATTAATCCTAATAAGCCAGGAAAAATTCGTTTAGTGTTTGATGTTGCCGCAACTGTTGAAGGTGTTTCCGTGAATTCTAAACTGCTAAAAGGCCCGCAGCAATATAAGCCTCTGCCAtcggttttatttaattttcgagTTGGTGCTGTAGCAGTGTGTGGGGACATCAAAGAAATGTTTCACCAGGTTATTGTAGCTCCTGAAGATAGATGCTCTCAAAGATTCCTTTGGCGCGAAGACACTAGAGAACCACCTATTTCTTATGAAATGCTCGTCATGACTTTCGGTGCTGCTTGCTCGCCTTACGTAGCCCATTATATGAAAGAAACAAATGCCCTAAGCTATCGTGATAAATATCCTCGTGCAGTGAAGTCGATTGTTGATCATCATTATGTAGATGATTTTGTGGATAGTTTTCCGACGCCAGCAAGGGCCATTGAGATTGCCAAACAAGTGCGCGACATTCATAAAGCAGCTGGGTTTGAACTACGTAATTTTTCGTCGAACTCTTCAAAAGTAATTGTGGCTCTTAAAGGTACAGTGAAAAGTCCGGTGAATTTTTCCAGCGATGTCAACCAGCTACAATCAGAGAAGATACTTGGTATGTATTGGCAACCTAAAGATGATACTTTCAGGTTCAATTTGAAGTTCCACAATGTGAATGCTGATGTTATAGAAGGTATGAAGTGTCCAACAAAACGCGAGCTGTTAAGTGTGGTTAT ATTTCGTCGTACATTGCCGGTGCCACCACTTATGGGTTCTTTGCCAAAAGACAGATTGACGCCATATATTCGTCCATTTTCCTACACTGTATTGGACTATTTTGGTCCACTTATTGTAACCGTTGGTCGTCGCCATGAAAAACGGTGGGTGGCCTTATTTACTTGCCTGACCATAAGGGCCATTCATTTGGAAGTCGCTTTCGATTTGTCAACCGATGCGTGTATTCTTGCCATACGCAATTTTATAAATCGACGAGGCCTGCCTACAAGACTGAGGAGCGATAATGGTACAAATTTTGTTGGTGCTGATAAAGTTGCCAAGAGGTTCAATGAAGTATTTGATGTGGCTCAAATTCAAGATGAACTTACATCTAAAGGTATAGACTGGCAGTTTAATTGTCCACATAATCCTGCAGAAGGTGGTATATGGGAACGGATG TGGCTCATTTCCCGTCAGCTACGCGATCACTTCTGGAACTGGTGGATAAAAGAATATTTGCCCACGTTGACTAGACGCTCCAAATGGTGTCAACGTACGAAGCCTATTGCTATTGGTGATTTGGTTCTAATTTGTGATCCAGCCGTGTTCCGTAGAGATTGGAAGCGAGGCAGAGTGGAAGAGGTGTTTAAAGGTAGAGATGGTGTTATTCGTCGTGCTGATGTACGTACCTGTACAGGAATACTAAAGCGCCCTGTTTCCAAACTTGCTGTCCTTGATTTGGAGTAG
- the LOC135952386 gene encoding putative nuclease HARBI1: MSQATVGRIIKSIPKKIALLLPHFIKFPYNSELAEVKRKFYQLAGFPRVIGAIDCTHVRIKCPAKNVGQEMAGHFLNRKGFYSLNIQIVCDADCKIIDIVARSRGSKHDARIWGECQLKNKLELSKRQHNGVLLGDGGYPLSPILLTPGSKSLYTQRRKVQ, encoded by the exons ATGTCTCAGGCCACTGTAGGAAGAATAATCAAAagcattccaaaaaaaattgctttattGCTCCCACACTTTATCAAATTTCCATATAATTCTGAACTCGCTGAAGTTAAGAGGAAATTTTATCAGTTGGCTGGATTTCCAAGAGTAATTGGAGCTATCGACTGCACGCACGTTCGCATAAAATGTCCCGCAAAAAATGTGGGTCAAGAAATGGCAGGTCACTTTCTTAACAGAAAAGGTTTTTATTCCTTGAATATTCAG ATCGTATGCGATGCAGACtgcaaaataatagatattGTAGCAAGATCTAGAGGCTCTAAGCACGATGCTAGAATTTGGGGTGAGTGTCAACTCAAAAATAAGTTAGAGCTCAGTAAAAGGCAACACAATGGAGTTCTACTGGGGGATGGTGGTTACCCTTTGTCACCAATTTTATTAACACCCGGTTCGAAATCCCTCTACACCCAAAGAAGAAAA GTACAATAA